From a region of the Streptacidiphilus albus JL83 genome:
- a CDS encoding UDP-N-acetylmuramoyl-L-alanyl-D-glutamate--2,6-diaminopimelate ligase → MTSVTSQGDESSGTGPRPPWLGPGPVDTGNLTAVPSRDPEPLDEAVAEEIHSSAPPRPARTRPTPLAELAALLGLPAAAEAVLVTGITHDSRAVRPGDLYAALPGAHAHGADYAAQAAGNGAVALLTDADGAARAAGCGLPLLVVDAPRTVMGDLAAALYGRPADGLLTVGITGTNGKTTTAYLVEGGLRGSGRSTGLIGTVELRIGYERIKSERTTPEATDLHAVLAVMRERAVDALVMEVSSHALVFGRVDGVVYDVAVFNNLTPEHLDFHPDMEDYYRAKAGLFTPRRARRGVVNLDDPYGRRLAAEATIPVVTYSAKGDPDADWRAVDLQLGPAGSVFRVAGPDGASVDASVALPGPFNVANALAAIVALAVAGLPLAEAAAGVAAVAGVPGRMERVDAGQPYVAVVDYAHKPDALEAALDSLREVTKGRLHVVVGCGGDRDPFKRGPMGGIAARRADTAILTSDNPRTEDPLAILVAMLGGAVEVPEAERGAVLVEPDRARAIAAAVALARPGDCVLVAGKGHELGQYVHDEIRPFDDRAVLREAILRSSPTIDAVRTRHGDAKE, encoded by the coding sequence ATGACCTCCGTCACATCGCAGGGCGACGAATCCTCCGGGACCGGCCCGAGGCCCCCCTGGCTTGGCCCCGGGCCCGTCGATACGGGTAACCTCACGGCCGTGCCCTCACGTGATCCAGAGCCCCTCGACGAAGCGGTGGCGGAGGAGATCCACTCCAGTGCCCCGCCGCGCCCCGCGCGGACCCGCCCCACCCCGCTCGCCGAGCTCGCCGCCCTGCTGGGGCTCCCCGCCGCCGCCGAAGCGGTACTGGTCACCGGGATCACCCACGACTCCCGTGCGGTCCGTCCGGGCGACCTCTACGCCGCCCTGCCGGGCGCGCACGCGCACGGCGCGGACTACGCGGCCCAGGCCGCCGGGAACGGCGCGGTCGCGCTGCTGACGGACGCCGACGGCGCCGCTCGGGCGGCCGGCTGCGGACTGCCGCTGCTGGTGGTCGACGCGCCCCGGACGGTCATGGGCGACCTGGCCGCCGCGCTGTACGGCCGGCCCGCCGACGGCCTGCTCACCGTCGGGATCACCGGCACCAACGGCAAGACCACCACGGCCTACCTGGTCGAGGGCGGGCTGCGCGGCTCCGGCCGGTCCACCGGGCTGATCGGGACGGTCGAGCTCCGGATCGGCTACGAGCGGATCAAGAGCGAGCGGACCACGCCCGAGGCCACCGACCTGCACGCGGTGCTCGCGGTGATGCGCGAGCGCGCGGTCGACGCCCTGGTGATGGAGGTCTCCAGCCACGCCCTGGTCTTCGGCCGGGTCGACGGCGTGGTCTACGACGTCGCGGTGTTCAACAACCTGACGCCGGAGCACCTGGACTTCCACCCGGACATGGAGGACTACTACCGGGCCAAGGCCGGGCTGTTCACGCCCCGGCGGGCCCGGCGGGGAGTGGTCAACCTGGACGACCCCTACGGCCGCCGGCTGGCCGCCGAGGCGACGATCCCGGTGGTCACCTACTCGGCCAAGGGCGATCCGGACGCCGACTGGCGGGCCGTGGACCTCCAGCTGGGCCCCGCCGGATCGGTCTTCCGGGTGGCGGGCCCTGACGGTGCGTCGGTCGACGCCTCGGTCGCCCTGCCCGGTCCCTTCAACGTCGCCAACGCGCTGGCCGCGATCGTCGCGCTGGCCGTCGCCGGACTGCCGCTCGCCGAGGCGGCGGCCGGTGTGGCCGCGGTGGCCGGGGTGCCCGGACGGATGGAGCGGGTGGACGCCGGACAGCCCTACGTCGCCGTCGTCGACTACGCCCACAAGCCGGACGCGCTGGAGGCCGCACTGGACTCGCTGCGCGAGGTCACCAAGGGCCGGCTGCACGTGGTGGTCGGCTGCGGCGGCGACCGCGACCCCTTCAAACGCGGCCCGATGGGCGGCATCGCCGCCCGCCGCGCCGACACCGCCATCCTGACCAGCGACAACCCCCGCACCGAGGATCCGCTGGCGATCCTCGTCGCCATGCTCGGCGGCGCGGTGGAGGTTCCCGAGGCCGAGCGCGGGGCGGTCCTGGTGGAGCCCGACCGGGCCCGTGCCATCGCCGCCGCGGTAGCCCTGGCCCGTCCCGGCGACTGCGTGCTGGTCGCCGGCAAGGGCCACGAACTGGGCCAGTACGTCCATGACGAGATCCGACCCTTCGACGACCGCGCGGTGCTGCGCGAGGCGATCCTGAGGTCGAGCCCGACCATTGACGCCGTGCGTACCCGGCACGGCGACGCCAAGGAGTAG
- a CDS encoding peptidoglycan D,D-transpeptidase FtsI family protein, which translates to MGTPRSPQPPRAPRPGRPRAPRQVPQPARRAVEPRRRPAAARSGRGPQRPAGSGPLQLASPQRRLRLVTVALGAAFALFVGRLVQLQLVDSTALAAEANVNLYQTVTLPAQRGTITDADGVVLATTVDAYDITADPYMFTPGQAHIPDGPARAADLLSPILGVDVPTLTRRLTYTGPGDRYALLAKQQSPQTWNQVTALENTLVAQAWSGHCLTENNLALKAGDAGRVDEDCANVLNGVFRQKDTKRVYPDGSLAANVIGFVNADGAGSGGLEEQYNALLSGRNGKTTYAQSGGQEVPTAGGSETAPVPGSSIRLTLNRDIQYEAQQAITAEVRAAGAQQGYVIVQDVTDGKILAMATAPGFDPNDLARADPADLGNTALQDAYEPGSVSKLMTMSAVLQQNVATPLTKVTVPGTLPRGGTLFHDDVAHGTEHLTLNGVLAQSSNIGTILAAEQLGPTQQQANRVLYGYLTKFGIGQPSGLDFPGETPGILAPPDQWSASQQYTIPFGQGLSVNALQTTSVYSTIANGGVRVAPSLVAGVTGPNGVFVPAPAPAETRVVGAQTAKTVAEMLQSVVASQEGTGIMAQIPGYLVAGKTGTANRVDPTTGRYSGYTSSFIGFAPADRPRITVSCVVQNPVNGHFGGELCGPVFKQVMEFALKSLQVPPTGAAAANLPVNW; encoded by the coding sequence ATGGGCACTCCGCGCTCCCCGCAGCCGCCGCGCGCCCCGCGCCCGGGCCGCCCCCGCGCCCCGCGCCAGGTGCCGCAGCCGGCCCGCCGTGCGGTCGAGCCGCGCCGCCGTCCCGCCGCCGCCCGGTCCGGGCGGGGTCCGCAGCGGCCCGCCGGCTCCGGACCGCTGCAGCTGGCCAGCCCCCAGCGGCGGCTGCGTCTGGTCACCGTGGCGCTCGGCGCGGCCTTCGCGCTCTTCGTGGGCCGACTGGTCCAGCTCCAGCTGGTCGACTCGACGGCGCTGGCCGCCGAGGCCAATGTGAACCTCTACCAGACGGTCACCCTGCCCGCCCAGCGCGGCACCATCACCGACGCCGACGGGGTGGTCCTGGCCACCACCGTGGACGCCTACGACATCACCGCCGACCCGTACATGTTCACCCCGGGGCAGGCGCACATCCCGGACGGCCCGGCCCGGGCCGCCGACCTGCTGTCGCCGATACTGGGCGTGGACGTGCCGACGCTGACCCGGCGGCTCACCTACACCGGCCCCGGCGACCGCTACGCCCTGCTGGCCAAGCAGCAGTCGCCGCAGACCTGGAACCAGGTCACGGCGCTGGAGAACACCCTGGTGGCGCAGGCCTGGAGCGGCCACTGCCTGACCGAGAACAACCTGGCGCTGAAGGCCGGGGACGCCGGCCGGGTCGACGAGGACTGCGCCAACGTGCTGAACGGGGTCTTCCGGCAGAAGGACACCAAGCGGGTCTACCCGGACGGCTCGCTGGCCGCCAACGTGATCGGCTTCGTCAACGCCGACGGGGCGGGCTCGGGCGGGCTGGAGGAGCAGTACAACGCCCTGCTGAGCGGCAGGAACGGGAAGACCACCTATGCCCAGTCCGGCGGCCAGGAGGTGCCCACGGCCGGCGGCAGCGAGACCGCCCCGGTCCCGGGGTCGAGCATCCGGCTGACGCTGAACCGGGACATCCAGTACGAGGCCCAGCAGGCGATCACCGCCGAGGTGCGGGCGGCCGGGGCGCAGCAGGGCTACGTGATCGTCCAGGACGTCACCGACGGGAAGATCCTGGCGATGGCGACCGCGCCCGGGTTCGACCCCAACGACCTGGCCCGGGCCGACCCCGCCGACCTGGGCAACACCGCGCTCCAGGACGCCTACGAGCCGGGCAGCGTGAGCAAGCTGATGACCATGTCGGCGGTGCTCCAGCAGAATGTGGCGACGCCGCTGACCAAGGTCACCGTGCCGGGGACACTGCCCCGGGGCGGGACCCTGTTCCACGACGACGTGGCGCACGGCACCGAGCACCTGACCCTGAACGGGGTGCTGGCGCAGTCGTCCAACATCGGCACCATCCTGGCCGCCGAGCAGCTCGGCCCGACCCAGCAGCAGGCGAACCGGGTGCTCTACGGCTACCTGACCAAGTTCGGCATCGGGCAGCCCTCGGGCCTCGACTTCCCGGGCGAGACGCCGGGCATCCTGGCGCCGCCGGACCAGTGGTCGGCCTCGCAGCAGTACACCATCCCGTTCGGGCAGGGGCTCTCGGTGAACGCGCTGCAGACCACCTCGGTCTACTCCACCATCGCCAACGGCGGGGTCCGGGTGGCCCCCTCGCTGGTCGCCGGGGTGACCGGGCCGAACGGCGTGTTCGTGCCGGCCCCGGCGCCGGCCGAGACCCGGGTGGTCGGCGCGCAGACCGCGAAGACGGTGGCGGAGATGCTGCAGTCGGTGGTGGCGAGCCAGGAGGGGACCGGCATCATGGCGCAGATCCCCGGCTACCTGGTGGCCGGCAAGACCGGCACGGCCAACCGCGTGGACCCGACGACCGGCCGCTACAGCGGCTACACCTCCTCGTTCATCGGCTTCGCACCGGCCGACCGGCCGCGGATCACCGTCTCCTGCGTGGTCCAGAACCCGGTGAACGGGCACTTCGGCGGCGAGCTGTGCGGCCCGGTCTTCAAGCAGGTGATGGAGTTCGCCCTGAAGAGCCTGCAGGTGCCGCCGACCGGTGCGGCGGCGGCGAACCTCCCGGTCAACTGGTGA
- a CDS encoding FtsB/FtsL family cell division protein translates to MAVGRLAGTTAPVGPRRGAGRPDARRTARRGSARTGGRGPFAFMVVLMLAGGLIALLMLNTALNQGSFQLSQLQQRTTKLTDEQQGMQQQIAGWSDPDALAARAHQLGMVPGGVPAFIEDDGTVLGSPAPLVGGGGN, encoded by the coding sequence GTGGCGGTGGGAAGACTGGCGGGGACGACGGCCCCGGTCGGACCGCGCCGCGGCGCCGGGCGGCCGGACGCGCGGCGCACCGCGCGGCGCGGCTCCGCGCGGACGGGCGGGCGCGGCCCCTTCGCCTTCATGGTGGTGCTGATGCTGGCGGGCGGACTGATCGCGCTGCTGATGCTGAACACGGCGCTGAACCAGGGCTCCTTCCAGCTGTCCCAACTCCAGCAGCGGACCACGAAGCTGACGGACGAGCAGCAGGGGATGCAGCAGCAGATCGCCGGCTGGTCCGACCCGGACGCGCTGGCCGCCCGCGCCCACCAGCTGGGCATGGTCCCGGGCGGCGTGCCGGCCTTCATCGAGGACGACGGCACGGTGCTGGGCAGCCCGGCCCCGCTGGTCGGCGGGGGCGGCAACTGA
- the rsmH gene encoding 16S rRNA (cytosine(1402)-N(4))-methyltransferase RsmH, which produces MSTGPQAPQAKHVPVMLQRCLDVLAPALRGRPGAVVVDATLGLGGHSEALLRTFPEARLVAVDRDPEALRLARERLAPFGERATLVHAVYDEIPQVLAELGIPEIQGALFDLGVSSMQLDEADRGFAYAQDAPLDMRMDQSTGISAAEVLNTYSHGDLARVLKVYGEERFAGKIASVILREREKEPFTNSARLVDLVRNAIPAATRRTGGNPAKRTFQALRIEVNGELSVLERAVPGALDALAVGGRIAVLAYHSLEDRLVKQFLAAGAATTAPPGLPIVPEEHQPRFKLLTRGAELPTDEEIAENRRATPARLRAAERIRLSVK; this is translated from the coding sequence ATGAGCACCGGCCCCCAGGCCCCCCAGGCCAAGCATGTGCCGGTGATGCTCCAGCGCTGCCTCGACGTGCTGGCCCCGGCCCTCCGGGGACGCCCCGGCGCGGTCGTCGTGGACGCCACCCTGGGCCTCGGCGGCCACAGCGAGGCGCTGCTGCGCACCTTCCCCGAGGCCCGGCTGGTGGCGGTGGACCGCGACCCGGAGGCGCTCCGGCTGGCCCGGGAGCGGCTGGCGCCGTTCGGGGAGCGCGCGACCCTGGTGCACGCCGTCTACGACGAGATCCCGCAGGTGCTGGCGGAGCTCGGGATCCCGGAGATCCAGGGCGCGCTGTTCGACCTCGGCGTCTCCTCGATGCAGCTGGACGAGGCCGACCGGGGCTTCGCCTACGCCCAGGACGCCCCGCTCGACATGCGGATGGACCAGTCCACCGGGATCAGCGCCGCCGAGGTGCTGAACACCTACTCGCACGGCGACCTGGCCCGGGTGCTCAAGGTCTACGGCGAGGAGCGCTTCGCCGGGAAGATCGCCTCGGTGATCCTGCGGGAGCGCGAGAAGGAACCGTTCACCAACAGCGCCCGGCTGGTCGACCTGGTGCGCAACGCGATCCCCGCGGCCACCCGCCGGACCGGCGGCAACCCCGCCAAGCGCACCTTCCAGGCGCTGCGGATCGAGGTCAACGGCGAGCTGTCGGTGCTCGAACGGGCCGTCCCCGGGGCGCTGGACGCGCTCGCGGTCGGCGGCCGGATCGCCGTGCTGGCCTACCACTCGCTGGAGGACCGGCTGGTCAAGCAGTTCCTCGCGGCCGGCGCGGCGACCACCGCGCCGCCCGGACTGCCGATCGTCCCGGAGGAGCACCAGCCCCGGTTCAAGCTGCTGACCCGGGGCGCGGAGCTGCCGACCGATGAAGAGATTGCGGAGAACCGTCGCGCCACCCCGGCTCGGCTGCGCGCAGCAGAGAGAATCAGGTTGTCGGTGAAGTAG
- a CDS encoding beta-class carbonic anhydrase — MTVNPDLSRIQATRAPATDSSSTDADTVSIIDSFVARNRSYAAGYRDGGMGARPVQRVAVVACMDARLDVHAALGLALGDCHVIRNAGGVVTDDTIRSLTVSQRALGTRSIALIHHTGCGLLGLTEDFRQELEAEVGIRPTWALESFTDLEQDVRQSMARVRTSPFLLHHEDIRGFVFDVTTGLLREIAP; from the coding sequence ATGACCGTGAACCCTGACCTGTCCCGCATCCAGGCCACCCGTGCCCCGGCCACCGACAGCAGTTCCACCGACGCCGACACCGTCTCGATCATCGACAGCTTCGTCGCCCGCAACCGGTCCTACGCCGCCGGGTACCGCGACGGCGGCATGGGCGCCCGTCCGGTCCAGCGGGTCGCCGTGGTGGCCTGCATGGACGCCCGGCTCGACGTCCACGCCGCACTCGGCCTCGCCCTCGGCGACTGCCATGTCATCCGCAACGCCGGCGGCGTCGTCACCGACGACACCATCCGCTCGCTGACCGTCAGCCAGCGCGCCCTCGGCACCCGGTCGATAGCCCTGATCCACCACACCGGCTGCGGCCTGCTCGGCCTCACCGAGGACTTCCGGCAGGAGCTGGAGGCCGAGGTCGGCATCCGCCCCACCTGGGCGCTGGAGTCCTTCACCGACCTGGAGCAGGACGTCCGGCAGTCCATGGCCCGGGTCAGGACCTCGCCCTTCCTGCTGCACCACGAGGACATCCGCGGCTTCGTCTTCGACGTCACCACCGGACTGCTGCGCGAGATCGCGCCGTAA
- a CDS encoding AAA family ATPase, translated as MTTFNEQASLDQPRAAGLAKPGLAELGAVVERIRSSIESVLEGKPEVVRLALTVLLAEGHLLIEDVPGVGKTMLAKALARSVDCTVRRIQFTPDLLPSDITGTSVFDQNRRDFEFKPGAIFAQIVVGDEINRASPKTQSALLESMEEGQVTVDGVSYPLPSPFMVVATQNPVEMEGTYPLPEAQRDRFMVRISVGYPSPEAELQMLDVHGGVSPLDDLSPVAHADDVKKLIEVVRQVHVAEELRRYAVAIVGSTRTSPELRLGASPRATLHLLRAARAAAALDGREYVIPDDLQGLAAPVLAHRLLPTAETQLGRRTTEQVVRDLVLQLPIPRLGR; from the coding sequence GTGACGACGTTCAACGAGCAGGCCAGCCTTGACCAGCCCCGAGCGGCGGGACTGGCGAAGCCGGGACTGGCCGAGCTGGGGGCGGTGGTGGAGCGGATCCGCTCCTCCATCGAGAGCGTCCTGGAGGGCAAGCCCGAGGTCGTCAGACTCGCGCTCACGGTGCTGCTCGCCGAGGGCCACCTGCTGATCGAGGACGTGCCCGGGGTCGGCAAGACCATGCTGGCCAAGGCACTCGCCCGCTCGGTGGACTGCACGGTGCGCCGGATCCAGTTCACCCCCGACCTGCTGCCCTCGGACATCACCGGCACCAGCGTCTTCGACCAGAACCGTCGGGACTTCGAGTTCAAGCCCGGCGCGATCTTCGCCCAGATCGTCGTCGGCGACGAGATCAACCGGGCCTCGCCGAAGACCCAGTCCGCGCTGCTGGAGTCCATGGAGGAGGGCCAGGTCACCGTGGACGGCGTCAGCTACCCGCTGCCGTCCCCGTTCATGGTCGTCGCCACCCAGAACCCGGTGGAGATGGAGGGCACCTACCCGCTGCCGGAGGCCCAGCGGGACCGCTTCATGGTGCGGATCTCGGTCGGCTACCCCAGCCCCGAGGCCGAGCTGCAGATGCTCGACGTCCACGGCGGGGTCTCCCCGCTGGACGACCTCAGCCCGGTCGCGCACGCCGACGACGTGAAGAAGCTGATCGAGGTGGTCCGCCAGGTCCACGTCGCCGAGGAGCTGCGCCGCTACGCCGTCGCCATCGTCGGCTCCACCCGGACCTCGCCCGAGCTGCGGCTCGGCGCCTCGCCCCGGGCCACCCTGCACCTGCTCCGGGCCGCCCGCGCCGCCGCCGCGCTGGACGGCCGCGAGTACGTCATCCCGGACGACCTCCAGGGCCTGGCCGCGCCGGTGCTCGCGCACCGGCTGCTGCCGACCGCCGAGACCCAGCTGGGCCGGCGCACCACCGAACAGGTCGTTCGCGACCTGGTGCTGCAGCTGCCCATCCCGCGCCTGGGCCGCTGA
- a CDS encoding DUF58 domain-containing protein, whose protein sequence is MAGTSNWRTALHGLTTRGRSFLAAGLTAILCSVLLGQPALLRIGLLLTVLPLASAGLLLRTRYRVASGRRLTPTRTPAGQEARVHLRVDNISRIPTGLLMLEDKVPYVLGPRPRFVLDRVEPHGHREVSYRVRSDLRGRYPLGPLQLRLGDPFGLCELTRSFTAADTLTVIPQVQPLPAIRLSGEWTGYGDSHSRAVALAGEDDAVPREYRHGDDLRRVHWRSTAKYGELMVRREEAPLRSRATVLLDTRAAGHRGSGPASSFEWAVSACASLGLHLLERGYTVRLLTDTGDAVTGLGTGGLGGASAEAAGVLLDTLAMVQTSTGAGLAPAEQVLRMGGEGLVVALLGALDDAQLAELARLRRRTAAAVAVLLDTDSWSLLRGMGTSAGPNGGGNGGRAGNGAVPVDRAERQSQLLREAGWIVLLASSGDTFPALWQRADRLASAGLSSFTATGTAGAAGGATNRATTKDKP, encoded by the coding sequence GTGGCGGGCACCTCCAACTGGCGGACCGCCCTGCACGGACTGACCACCCGCGGCCGGTCCTTCCTCGCCGCCGGGCTCACCGCGATCCTCTGCTCGGTGCTGCTCGGCCAGCCCGCCCTGCTGCGGATCGGGCTGCTGCTCACCGTGCTGCCGCTGGCCAGCGCCGGACTGCTGCTGCGCACCCGCTACCGGGTCGCCAGCGGGCGGCGGCTCACCCCGACCCGCACCCCGGCCGGCCAGGAGGCCCGGGTCCACCTGCGGGTCGACAACATCTCGCGGATCCCCACCGGCCTGCTGATGCTGGAGGACAAGGTCCCCTACGTGCTCGGCCCGCGCCCCCGCTTCGTGCTGGACCGGGTCGAGCCGCACGGCCACCGCGAGGTCTCCTACCGGGTCCGCTCCGACCTGCGCGGACGCTATCCGCTGGGCCCGCTCCAGCTGCGGCTCGGCGACCCCTTCGGGCTCTGCGAGCTGACCCGCTCCTTCACCGCCGCCGACACCCTCACCGTCATCCCGCAGGTCCAGCCGCTGCCGGCGATCCGGCTGAGCGGCGAGTGGACCGGCTACGGCGACAGCCACTCCCGGGCGGTGGCGCTGGCCGGCGAGGACGACGCGGTGCCGCGCGAGTACCGGCACGGGGACGACCTGCGCCGGGTGCACTGGCGCTCCACCGCCAAGTACGGCGAGCTGATGGTCCGCCGCGAGGAGGCCCCGCTGCGCAGCCGGGCCACCGTGCTGCTGGACACCCGCGCCGCCGGACACCGGGGCAGCGGCCCCGCCTCCTCCTTCGAATGGGCCGTCAGCGCCTGTGCCTCGCTCGGCCTGCACCTGCTCGAACGCGGCTACACCGTGCGGCTGCTGACCGACACCGGCGACGCGGTCACCGGGCTCGGCACCGGCGGCCTCGGCGGCGCCTCGGCCGAGGCCGCCGGCGTGCTGCTGGACACCCTCGCCATGGTGCAGACCTCCACCGGCGCCGGCCTGGCCCCCGCCGAGCAGGTGCTCAGGATGGGTGGCGAGGGCCTGGTGGTGGCGCTGCTCGGGGCGCTGGACGACGCCCAGCTGGCCGAGCTGGCGCGGCTGCGCCGGCGCACCGCCGCCGCGGTCGCGGTGCTGCTCGACACCGACAGCTGGTCGCTGCTGCGCGGGATGGGCACCTCCGCCGGCCCGAACGGCGGCGGGAACGGCGGCCGGGCCGGGAACGGCGCCGTGCCGGTCGACCGCGCCGAACGGCAGTCCCAGCTGCTCCGCGAGGCCGGCTGGATCGTCCTGCTGGCCTCCTCCGGCGACACCTTCCCCGCCCTGTGGCAGCGGGCCGACCGGCTCGCCTCCGCGGGCCTGAGCTCCTTCACCGCCACCGGCACCGCTGGTGCCGCCGGCGGCGCCACCAACCGCGCCACGACTAAGGACAAGCCATGA
- a CDS encoding transglutaminase family protein, which yields MNGRLRIALCAATATFLTALCLWPLVIPSGWLFQALALLLVVCGVGTLLRRISAPRTLVPLVQLLTVVLLLTAMFASSQALLGCLPGPAAWTEFSDLLNSGFNSMNQYAAPAPALPGLRLILVGAVVLIGLVVDALAATYQRVALTGLPLLALYSVGTGLHDKGPLWIWFLLSSLGYLALLMVEGRDRLARWGRVFHGTPATLAGVSGGNPLRAIGYRIGAIGVVVGLLLPLGLPSFGSGLVGHLGGSGDGLGNSIITSVNPLASLAQTLDQSSNRTVLTYTTNSTSVAYQYLRIVDLNEFNGVAWTTGTQKVEPLPNQLPAPQGLTPAVQQADMRTDITTQAGYNQQWLPMPYPATDVTVNGDWDYEAEGRTLIGADSGTNAGGRSYTVTSLILNPTAAQLQDAPAPPAAFLKTYTALPAHMPASVKADALQVTQGATSAYAKAVALQDWFTTGGGFSYNTQISGDTGTNAIAEFLVNKQGFCVQFAATMAAMARTLGIPARVVIGFTPGSQQSDGSWVVGTKNAHAWPELYFSGIGWLRFEPTPGIGVAPGYSLNSASSTAAPTPGASGGSTAGAAPKPTGAPACPRIEQRQGGCTPAKAQAAASAAQSSQLSDPLLPAIVAAALVLLVLLLLVPMVWRLRLRRRRMRPRSPELSEQQVLDAWRELLDSAWDLGITPDEAETPRRTVARINELGGLDTDRRAAAGRLALATEQVLYAPFPAASATLREDVLSVRSGLRESVGRGARARAVLLPASRRRLHEQLRAAVGRAYRKVVGTPLETAARRTRSAAGRFRRRGDGTAGQ from the coding sequence ATGAACGGCCGCCTCCGGATCGCCCTGTGCGCGGCCACAGCGACCTTCCTGACCGCACTCTGCCTCTGGCCGCTGGTCATCCCGTCCGGCTGGCTGTTCCAGGCGCTGGCGCTGCTGCTGGTGGTCTGCGGCGTGGGCACGCTCCTCCGCCGGATATCCGCCCCCCGCACGCTGGTGCCGCTGGTCCAGCTGCTGACCGTGGTGCTGCTGCTGACGGCGATGTTCGCGAGCTCCCAGGCGCTGCTCGGCTGCCTGCCCGGACCCGCCGCCTGGACCGAGTTCTCCGACCTGCTCAACAGCGGCTTCAACTCGATGAACCAGTACGCCGCACCGGCCCCCGCGCTGCCCGGCCTGAGGCTCATCCTGGTCGGCGCGGTCGTGCTGATCGGCCTGGTCGTGGACGCCCTCGCGGCGACCTACCAGCGGGTGGCGCTGACCGGGCTGCCGCTGCTCGCGCTCTACTCGGTCGGCACCGGACTGCACGACAAGGGCCCGCTCTGGATCTGGTTCCTGCTGTCCAGCCTCGGCTACCTGGCGCTGCTGATGGTGGAGGGCCGGGACCGGCTCGCCCGCTGGGGCCGGGTCTTCCACGGCACCCCGGCCACCCTCGCCGGGGTCTCCGGCGGCAACCCGCTCCGGGCCATCGGCTACCGGATCGGCGCCATCGGCGTGGTGGTCGGGCTGCTGCTGCCGCTGGGGCTGCCCTCGTTCGGCTCCGGGCTGGTCGGGCACCTCGGCGGCTCCGGCGACGGGCTCGGCAACTCCATCATCACCTCGGTCAACCCGCTGGCCTCACTGGCGCAGACGCTGGACCAGTCGAGCAACCGCACCGTGCTCACCTACACCACCAACTCGACCTCGGTCGCGTACCAGTACCTGCGGATCGTCGACCTGAACGAGTTCAACGGGGTCGCCTGGACCACCGGCACCCAGAAGGTGGAGCCGCTGCCGAACCAGCTGCCCGCGCCGCAGGGGCTGACCCCCGCCGTCCAGCAGGCCGACATGCGGACCGACATCACCACCCAGGCCGGCTACAACCAGCAGTGGCTGCCGATGCCGTACCCCGCGACGGACGTCACCGTGAACGGCGACTGGGACTACGAGGCCGAGGGCCGGACCCTGATCGGCGCCGACTCCGGCACCAACGCCGGGGGCCGCTCCTACACCGTGACCAGCCTGATCCTCAATCCGACCGCCGCCCAGCTGCAGGACGCGCCGGCCCCGCCGGCCGCGTTCCTGAAGACCTACACCGCGCTGCCGGCCCACATGCCGGCCAGCGTCAAGGCCGACGCGCTGCAGGTGACCCAGGGCGCCACCAGCGCCTACGCCAAGGCCGTGGCCCTGCAGGACTGGTTCACCACCGGCGGCGGGTTCAGCTACAACACCCAGATCTCCGGCGACACCGGCACCAACGCCATCGCCGAGTTCCTGGTCAACAAGCAGGGGTTCTGCGTCCAGTTCGCGGCCACCATGGCGGCCATGGCCCGCACCCTGGGCATCCCGGCCCGGGTGGTCATCGGCTTCACCCCGGGCAGCCAGCAGAGCGACGGCAGCTGGGTGGTCGGCACCAAGAACGCCCACGCCTGGCCCGAGCTCTACTTCTCCGGGATCGGCTGGCTCCGCTTCGAGCCCACCCCGGGCATCGGCGTCGCCCCCGGCTACTCGCTCAACTCCGCCTCCAGCACCGCCGCCCCCACCCCCGGCGCCAGCGGCGGCTCGACCGCAGGGGCGGCGCCGAAGCCCACCGGCGCACCGGCCTGCCCCCGGATCGAGCAGCGCCAGGGCGGCTGCACCCCCGCGAAGGCCCAGGCCGCCGCCTCCGCCGCGCAGAGCTCGCAGCTGAGCGACCCGCTGCTGCCGGCGATCGTGGCGGCGGCACTGGTCCTGCTGGTGCTGTTGCTGCTGGTTCCGATGGTGTGGCGGCTGCGGCTGCGCCGCCGCCGGATGCGGCCGCGGAGCCCCGAGCTGAGCGAGCAGCAGGTGCTCGACGCCTGGCGGGAACTGCTGGACTCGGCCTGGGACCTGGGGATCACCCCGGACGAGGCGGAGACGCCGCGCCGGACCGTGGCCCGGATCAACGAGCTCGGGGGCCTCGACACCGACCGGCGGGCCGCCGCCGGACGGCTGGCGCTGGCCACCGAACAGGTGCTCTACGCGCCGTTCCCGGCCGCCTCGGCGACGCTGCGGGAGGACGTCCTGTCCGTCCGCTCGGGGCTGCGGGAGTCGGTGGGCCGGGGGGCCAGGGCCCGGGCGGTGCTGCTCCCGGCGTCCCGGCGGCGGCTGCACGAGCAGCTGCGGGCGGCCGTCGGCCGCGCCTACCGGAAGGTGGTCGGCACGCCGCTGGAGACGGCGGCGCGCCGGACCCGGTCCGCGGCCGGGCGGTTCCGCCGGCGCGGGGACGGAACCGCGGGGCAGTAG